The DNA sequence GAGGAGTACGGATGAGTGAGAAGTATCGCGTCGTTGTGATCGGCATGGGGAAGCGGGGGATGCACCATGCCATGGCCTTTCATGCCAACGAGCGGTTTGAAGTCGTGGGCATCTGCGACATCGACACCTCGCGACTGGAAGCGGCCGCCGCGCAGCTCGGGAACCCCCAGACCAGCACGGACGCCGCCGAGTTAGCCAACGCGCTCAAGCCGGACGTGTTCTGCTTCGCCACGCTGCCCAACCTTCGCCTGGAGATGGTCAAGATCGGCGTGGAGAGCGGCGCCAAGCTGATCGCCTTTGAGAAGCCCGTCGCTTTGTCCAGCGCGGAAGCCATGGAGATCAAGAAGCTGTTGGATGACAATGGGGTGAAAGCCGTCGTCAGCCACCAACACCGCTACGGCGATCACTATAAGAAGGTCAAGGAGATCATCGACAGCGGGGCGTTGGGTCGGATCCACACGGTGTACGGCACCGCGACCGGGTGGATGATGCACATGCTGAGCCACCTGATCGACTATATCCGCTGGTACAACGACTATGCGGAGGCCGAGTGGGTGATCGCTCAGGCGGCGGGCCGGGGCAAGCTGTCCGACATGCACCCCTCCCCGGACTACATCGCGGGATTCGTCCACTTCGCCAACGGCGTGCACGGCGTCCTCGAGTGCGGCGCCGGGGCCCCGGATGTGCCGGAGGTGGACTACTGGTGGCGCAAGAACCGCATCGGCGCGCAGGGCACCGACGGATTCGCCGAGGTCCTGACCGGCGGCGGCTGGCGAGCGGTGACCAAGACGGGGTCCTCCTCAGGCGAGGGGAACATGGACTATGAGCACGACATGCCCCCGTATATCCAGGACATCGCCGACTGGCTGGATGACGAGAGCAAGGTGCATCCGTGCAACTTCGAGAGCGCATACAAGGGGCACGAGATCATGATGGCCATGTGTCGCTCGGTCCTCGAGGGCGGTCAGGTGGCGCTGCCGCTCACAACCGGGATGGACGAGATCCAGGCCCTGCGAGAGAAGCTGCCGGACAAGCCCGTGATCCTCTCCATGCCGGAGAACGCGAAGGAGTATGGCTGATCGGGTGGCACGACCCCAGCCGACGCAGGCCGAATCTCCCATGAGATGCCGATTATCCCTCGGGCGGCGCGCACATGCGTCGCCCGATCTGTGAGGTGAGATCCCCGATGTCGTTTCTGGAACGTGAGATCCACGAGCAGCCGGCCGCCATCGCCCGTCTTCTGGAGGCTACCCGCCGGACGACGGAGGAGCTGGCGGCGGCCATGCGCGAGCGCGACGTTCGCTACATCATGATCGCGGCTCGCGGCACCTCGGATAACGCGGGAACCTATGCGAAATACCTCTTCGCCGCGTTCAACGGACTGCCCGTCGCGATGGCCACTCCCTCCCTCTTCACGCTCTATCGCAACCCACCCCGGCTGCGCGACGCGCTGGTGCTGGGCATCTCCCAATCGGGCCAGTCGACCGATATCGTCGAAGTGATCCAGGAGGCCGCCCGCCAGGGCACATTGACCGCCGCCATCACGAACGATCCGGACTCCCCCCTGGCTCAGGCCGCCGACTTCGCCTTGGACCTGAACGCGGGGCCGGAGAAGGCGGTGGCCGCGACCAAGACGTACACCACCTCGCTGACCATGCTGGCGCTGCTCTCGACCGTGCTGGCCGAGGACGAGGAGCGGCTGGCCTGCCTGGAACGGCTGCCGGACGATATCGCCCTGACGCTGGAGATCACGGAGGAGATGGTCCGGAAACGGGCGGAGCGCTATCGCTACATGGAGGACTGCGTGGTCATCGGCCGCGGCTACAACTACGCGACCGCCTTTGAGATCGCTCTGAAGCTGAAGGAGCTGACCTACGTCGTCGCGGCCCCCTACTCATCGGCCGACTTTCAGCATGGCCCCATGGCCCTGATCGATCCGGGCTTCCCGGTGCTGGTCATCGCGCCGGACGGTGTGCTGTTCCCCAACACGATGGCCTTCCTGAGACAGCTGCGGAAGCGAGACGCGGAGATCCTGGTCATCTCGAACCAGTCCGAGGCCCTGAGCATGGCCCAGACCCCCATGCCGCTGCCGACCCGGGTGCCCGAATGGCTCTCGCCGGTGACGGCTGTGATCCCCGGACAACTGCTGGCCTTGCACCTCACGCTGGCCAAGGGCCTGGACCCGGATTCCCCCCGAGGGCTCAAAAAGGTCACGGTGACGGAATAAACACAGGGCCCCGGCTAGCCGCTCGGGGCCCTGTCCGTGTCCGGGCTTCCCTCCGCCCACACCCCCGCGAGCTCCGCCCAATCCACGTGCGCGGTCAGATCCAGGGTCAGCGGCGTCACCGAGACCACCCGATCCCGGGTGAACGCCCAGATGTCCGAGTCCGGCTCCAGCCGGTCCCACTCGATATGGACCTCATACGCGAGCCGCCGGGGAACGCCGAAGCGCATCTCCTTGTGCGGGATCGAGCGGTAGTATGATTGCATGGACTGTCGAGTGACCCGCCACGGCGTGCGCGGTGTAGCCGTGGCGGGGATGTCCACCTTGATCGCCTGCACCCGGGCGGGCAACCCGCGCGTCAATATCCCCTCCGCGAAGCGCCGGGTGAAGTGAACGGCCACCGACCAGTCGATGCGATCGCCGGAGTGGTGATTGAAGTGGAAGGCCACGGGCACCTCCAGCGACACCGCCAACCCGGGCACCCCCATATCGCCGGCCTGCAACGCCGCCCCCACCGTGCCGGAGACGAAGGCGCTGGTCCCCAGGTTCTCGCCGTGGTTGATACCCGCCACCACCAGCGCAGGCGGCCGTTCGGCCAACTCCAGGATGCCGTGTAATACCGCCTGAGCCGGGGTGCCGTCGATGGCATATGCCGTGTAAAGGACGTCATCGACTTCCAGCGAGCGCGGGGTGATCGCGCAGGAGGAATCCCCCGGCAGGCTGCGCCCCATGCCGCTCTGCTGTCGCACGGGCGCCACAATCAGCAGCTCGCCTAAGTCGCACACCGCGCGTATCGCGGCGGCCAGGCCGGGAGAGGCCCACCCATCATCGTTCGTGATCAGGATCAAGGGAGGATTCATACGAACATGCCACGCAAGAATCTCTTCCGACGCACACGGGCTACGCGATGAGGCGCGTCAGCCATTCCTCAACGGCCGCATGATACAGATCCGGCCGGGTCAGCAACCCCAGATGTCCAGAGCCAGGGATCTCCCGATACGTGCCATCCCGCACGCCCTCCGCGATCTCGCGAGCCCAGTCGCGCCCCGTCATCGTATCCAGCCGGCCACGCAGCACCAGAACGGGAGCTGAGATCTCCCCCAACCGGGCGCGCAGGTCCGTGCTCACGATCGCCCACGCCCGCTCCCAGATGGCACGCCAGGACATCCGCCGCGTCGAACGCTGCACATATTCGATGGCGATCTCCCGCCCGGGCGAGTTCTCGTACAGGCCCGCGTTGCGCGCCGACAGCCATCGGGCCATCGCCCGGCCCAGGCTCGGGGGGACGGCCCGCGTCGATGCGGCGGCCAGGAGCAGGGCCGGGAATCCGGCCAGCGACCAGACGTGAGCGAAGTCCCAATGCGCCAGGGGATTACACAAGATCAGTCCCCGCACACGCCCCGGATGATCCAACGCAAACTGCAACGCGATCATCCCCCCCATGGACTGGCCCAGGATGAGACAGGGCTCCTCCACCCGCCAGTGCACCAGAAGATGGGTCAGGTCGGCCGCGTAGGGCTCGGCCGAGGGAAGCGTGTGGGCGGGCAGCCGCTCTCGCAGATCGACGGCGATGACGCGGAAACGACGGGAGAAATACGGGATCTGGGCGGCGAAGATCTCCTTATCCCCGGCGAAGCCCGGCAGCAGGATGAGGGTGGGGCCCTCGCCCACGTCCAGGTACTCGACCGTTTGGCCGTCCTCCAGGGAGGCCCGCCGAACGGGATAGGGGGAGCCATCCGGTCGTCGCAGCACGAGGCGGGGCGTCCGCAGATTGGCCCGGTGGATCCACGCCGCGTAGAAGCCGCCGACGAACCCCAACAGGAGCCCCCGAGCCCAGGATCGTGTCCTTCGCTTCATGCCTCGCGTTCCTGTCACGAGCGGGCCGACCTCAACGAGCGGTTTAAACCTCGATGGGCTCGCTCAGGAACCCCACGATCAGCCGAATGGCGTTCTGCACATCGCCGTAATCCACCATCTCCGAGGGGGTGTGCAGATAGCGCGTCGGGATGGAGACGCACCCTGCCGGCACCCCCGCCCGGCTGATCTGGATCGTCATGGCGTCCGTCGTGCCGAGCTCCAACACCTCCAGCTGATAGGGGATCTGCAGGCGCTCGGCCGTCTCCACCAGGCGATCCTTCACCCCGGGATGAGCCAGCATCCCTCGATCCTTGACCTTGATGGCCGGGCCCACGCCGAGCTGTACCGGACGCCTTTTCGCCTCCGGCGTGTCCCCTGTGGCCGTCACGTCGATGGCCAACGCCAGCTCCGGCTCCACACCAAAGGCCGAGGTCGTGGCACCGCGCAGACCTACCTCCTCCTGGACGGTGAACACCCCCACCACCTCATGGGGGGTCTCCTGAAGCTGTCGCATCACCTCGATCAGGATCGCACAGCCGATCCGATCATCGAAAGCCTTGGCCACCATACGACCGCCCAGATCGGAGAACTCTCGCCAGAACACGGCCGGATCACCGACTTTCACCGGGCAGTCCTCACGGGAGGCGGCGCCCACATCGATGAACATCTGGTCCAGACGAGGATTCCCCTCCGCCTTCTCCTCCCGATGAATGACGCCCACCCGGCCATCCCGGAACCGCACGCGCGCGCCGCGCAGGTTCAGAGGATGCACGCCTCCGAGGTTGGTGAAGCGCAGGAATCCCTTCTCATCCACATGGGTCACCATGACGCCGATCTCGTCCATGTGCGCGGCCAGCATCACGCGCCGCCCGCCTCCTTGACGGGTCGGCCTCTTCACGGTGATCAGATTACCCAGCGCGTCCACGCGCCACTCGTCGACCGCGTCGGCCACCTCGGCGAGGATCTGCTCTCGCACCTGATCCTCATAACCGGATGGTCCCCATGCCTCCACCAGTTGCTTGATGAGATCCTTCACCGGACCGCTCCTTATCGCGCTCTCAACGTTAAGATAGTGATGAGGGTACCCCTCATAATCCACATTCAGCGGTACAGAACATGGCCCTGTATCTCCGGAGTGGCTCGGAGGGACTACCGCCCCTCC is a window from the Chloroflexota bacterium genome containing:
- a CDS encoding Gfo/Idh/MocA family oxidoreductase; translated protein: MSEKYRVVVIGMGKRGMHHAMAFHANERFEVVGICDIDTSRLEAAAAQLGNPQTSTDAAELANALKPDVFCFATLPNLRLEMVKIGVESGAKLIAFEKPVALSSAEAMEIKKLLDDNGVKAVVSHQHRYGDHYKKVKEIIDSGALGRIHTVYGTATGWMMHMLSHLIDYIRWYNDYAEAEWVIAQAAGRGKLSDMHPSPDYIAGFVHFANGVHGVLECGAGAPDVPEVDYWWRKNRIGAQGTDGFAEVLTGGGWRAVTKTGSSSGEGNMDYEHDMPPYIQDIADWLDDESKVHPCNFESAYKGHEIMMAMCRSVLEGGQVALPLTTGMDEIQALREKLPDKPVILSMPENAKEYG
- a CDS encoding SIS domain-containing protein → MSFLEREIHEQPAAIARLLEATRRTTEELAAAMRERDVRYIMIAARGTSDNAGTYAKYLFAAFNGLPVAMATPSLFTLYRNPPRLRDALVLGISQSGQSTDIVEVIQEAARQGTLTAAITNDPDSPLAQAADFALDLNAGPEKAVAATKTYTTSLTMLALLSTVLAEDEERLACLERLPDDIALTLEITEEMVRKRAERYRYMEDCVVIGRGYNYATAFEIALKLKELTYVVAAPYSSADFQHGPMALIDPGFPVLVIAPDGVLFPNTMAFLRQLRKRDAEILVISNQSEALSMAQTPMPLPTRVPEWLSPVTAVIPGQLLALHLTLAKGLDPDSPRGLKKVTVTE
- the surE gene encoding 5'/3'-nucleotidase SurE, with amino-acid sequence MNPPLILITNDDGWASPGLAAAIRAVCDLGELLIVAPVRQQSGMGRSLPGDSSCAITPRSLEVDDVLYTAYAIDGTPAQAVLHGILELAERPPALVVAGINHGENLGTSAFVSGTVGAALQAGDMGVPGLAVSLEVPVAFHFNHHSGDRIDWSVAVHFTRRFAEGILTRGLPARVQAIKVDIPATATPRTPWRVTRQSMQSYYRSIPHKEMRFGVPRRLAYEVHIEWDRLEPDSDIWAFTRDRVVSVTPLTLDLTAHVDWAELAGVWAEGSPDTDRAPSG
- a CDS encoding alpha/beta hydrolase, producing the protein MKRRTRSWARGLLLGFVGGFYAAWIHRANLRTPRLVLRRPDGSPYPVRRASLEDGQTVEYLDVGEGPTLILLPGFAGDKEIFAAQIPYFSRRFRVIAVDLRERLPAHTLPSAEPYAADLTHLLVHWRVEEPCLILGQSMGGMIALQFALDHPGRVRGLILCNPLAHWDFAHVWSLAGFPALLLAAASTRAVPPSLGRAMARWLSARNAGLYENSPGREIAIEYVQRSTRRMSWRAIWERAWAIVSTDLRARLGEISAPVLVLRGRLDTMTGRDWAREIAEGVRDGTYREIPGSGHLGLLTRPDLYHAAVEEWLTRLIA
- a CDS encoding M42 family metallopeptidase, which encodes MARRPCWISRTSSGLCSSWRRRCAGSPPPCWSADREFCGGAVSLRRRKTHVSPPSEKRFLSPFPYLVGALAGGLRPHGAGEGPEIEFFGGAVVPPSHSGDTGPCSVPLNVDYEGYPHHYLNVESAIRSGPVKDLIKQLVEAWGPSGYEDQVREQILAEVADAVDEWRVDALGNLITVKRPTRQGGGRRVMLAAHMDEIGVMVTHVDEKGFLRFTNLGGVHPLNLRGARVRFRDGRVGVIHREEKAEGNPRLDQMFIDVGAASREDCPVKVGDPAVFWREFSDLGGRMVAKAFDDRIGCAILIEVMRQLQETPHEVVGVFTVQEEVGLRGATTSAFGVEPELALAIDVTATGDTPEAKRRPVQLGVGPAIKVKDRGMLAHPGVKDRLVETAERLQIPYQLEVLELGTTDAMTIQISRAGVPAGCVSIPTRYLHTPSEMVDYGDVQNAIRLIVGFLSEPIEV